The segment AATGCAGCATCAATAAGTCAGTAGTGAGTAGGTAGATTTTATTCAAAACAAAGCACTTCATTTGGAAAGCAATCACTGCTCAGCTATATATTCTGCTACACTGGTCCCTCAAGTAAGTGCAGTCCACATCCACTGTAAGTCATTATCACTTCAACCTGCAGCGAGTATAATTGAGAGACCAGGTATACAAATCAAACCAGCTTTTAGTGGACCTCGGACCAGAGACAAAGCCAGATAGTCCAATCTAGCAGTGATAGGGAAACATCTGCGAAGTCCCCTAGAGTCTGTATGAGGCATGTTACcctgcagacacactcacatttcATGACCGGTGAGCTGATCATAGTGCTAATGGGAAATTGGGCAAATAACCAAGGAtcaaatattgtgaatattcatgaaaaatgcagaATAGTAAATACACAATATAGAGTGTTGTGGGTTTGGAAATGGATGTGTGCTGCTGACTACCAACTAAACTATGTTTCTAAGGCTCATAATGGGACTCGGGTGTGTGATGTATGTATCCTCTTTGGTTACCTCACTGCAAAGATATTGCTGCGAGGCTGTTCTGGGAGTGTGCATGATTATACACTGGCCCCCGTTTGAAAATTAGCAGCCATGGTGTGTAGAGAACAGTAAAATTTCCATCCCTGTTAACCAGATTTTAATGGTCTCTGAAGGTGCTTTTACTTTCACAGTGAGATATGCATAATTTAGGTGAAGTCAGTCTCACACTGCTTACAACAGCTCTCATTCTAACATTTCCTTTTCCGCTTGTGTCATAGCACATCAGTTACAGCCTTTCAAAGATGTCTGGATGGCTGAACCAATTTGTATAACCTATGATGTTATCAAATACAAATGCATAACATCGTCTCCTCAAGCTGCTGCAGTGGAAAAATCTGACATagaaaattacatttcataTAGAAACCCACAGATATATTCAAGATTTTATTCAGACGGCAAAGATCTCTccacactgaaaataagacaGACAAGACATGAAAAGGTGCGGTTTTAGACAAAGGCAGGAGGCAGGTGTTAGAAGAACCACAAAGAGTTACCTGTCCACTGACGGACATATCTCAACACTGCTCTCAGTAACGCGAACTCCATACCATCCTGCCCAGAACTGCGTATCCTGGCCTCCATGGGTAAAACGGATGAATCGCACCCCCTGTCCGTAGTTCTTGAATGTATGGGTAAtctgaaaaatgcagaaaaaaatgcaattaggGAACAAAACTATTGTTGGCCTTGGGATGTGAACATCCTCTGgagatctttattttttcttaatctaTTAGTGTTTTGTGCTGTGTCGGTACCTCATTCCACTGCTGATCATTCCACTGGTCAAAGTAAACCCTGTCAGGGGCAAACGTCTGGATAGGCCTCTTCCTGTGATTCAGCAGCTGCACACTGATCTCATATTGAGAGCCACAGTCCCATCGTGGTGCATACCTGGTGtaacgtgcacaaacacacatttagtctaattattaaaaatacattctATTGGAAAGTAGATGTTTTGAAATTGTTACAAAAGATGACTTTTTAATTCAGTCTTAGCAAGGATAACAACCAGGGTGCTCATGCCAATATATACAGCATGGGGAAACGATGAAGATGAGTATTGGCAGGGAAACCCGATACATATGATTCATAACACCAGGGTGTGATTAATTATGTATTgcaattttgtaataatttgatAGTATGACAGTGTACAATTTGgataacttttttgtttttaaacaccGGATTTACTTTGGgcttttaagatttttttgcaAGCCTAAAGATAGAAACCAACCAGCAAAACAAAGTGTAGTTGTTTCAAccctgaataaaataaaaaataggtcCAAAATAAGGACAAAGTATTGAATCAGGGTCAGAATGGTTatattaaaatcataaataaataaataaaaagtaaattacaaatCATGATTTGTAgctgaatatattttttccaaTCCTAGGAAACCACAGGGAAACACTACTAGgatttacactgcaaaataattaactacaaaaaaatgtgtttctgtacaTGCCTGACTAAGTAAGCCATTTAAGAAATTAGCCATACTAGTAGTGAGAGTAATTCATCTGTACGTTTCTTACCAATCAGATATTTTGATATCAGGCTGAAACTCATCCATAAATAAGGGGTTGTAACCCTCCTTCTCCAAGTCAATCAGCTGGGACTTCTTACACATGCTACAGACAAGAGAAACCATGTATGAGCATATAGTTGGACTGCCTTACATTTGCATGGACATCAGTTTATCAGCTCACCTGTAAGAGGTTACAAACACTTTCTGGACTGTCTCATTTGGGTGTGGCACCATTGGATCCTCTATTTGCCACTGATCACCACCATTCTCTAAAATCTGCCAGCCATTAAATTTTtctagaaaaaaagagagaaatattatttaattaGCACCGGTAATTTGTGGCTCATtgggaaaaacacagca is part of the Myripristis murdjan chromosome 7, fMyrMur1.1, whole genome shotgun sequence genome and harbors:
- the LOC115361637 gene encoding F-box only protein 6-like isoform X2 — protein: MRKRVMGASHSSSDSTPTRSRNYSPASGDTGQCPGPYLVLPLVVIEEILMNLPPYQVVRVARLVCRDWKDVVDSESLWRKRCRREGYHLSDPAKVPSNWRLFYFLCKKRRNLIKNPRAAEKFNGWQILENGGDQWQIEDPMVPHPNETVQKVFVTSYSMCKKSQLIDLEKEGYNPLFMDEFQPDIKISDWYAPRWDCGSQYEISVQLLNHRKRPIQTFAPDRVYFDQWNDQQWNEITHTFKNYGQGVRFIRFTHGGQDTQFWAGWYGVRVTESSVEICPSVDR
- the LOC115361637 gene encoding F-box only protein 6-like isoform X1, giving the protein MRKRVMGASHSSSDSTPTRSRNYSPASGDTGQCPGPYLVLPLVVIEEILMNLPPYQVVRVARLVCRDWKDVVDSESLWRKRCRREGYHLSDPAKVPSNWRLFYFLCKKRRNLIKNPRAAEKFNGWQILENGGDQWQIEDPMVPHPNETVQKVFVTSYSMCKKSQLIDLEKEGYNPLFMDEFQPDIKISDWYAPRWDCGSQYEISVQLLNHRKRPIQTFAPDRVYFDQWNDQQWNEITHTFKNYGQGVRFIRFTHGGQDTQFWAGWYGVRVTESSVEICPSVDSVERSLPSE